In uncultured Bacteroides sp., the following proteins share a genomic window:
- a CDS encoding two-component regulator propeller domain-containing protein, giving the protein MNKYLVLIIMLLSCRFATANNNMIIEHYSVENGVPHEIVNCAIKDSDGFVWFGTWYGLCSFDGQKFKTYNSRNLYYTDIPPRKIQKIIEDRSGNLWVKTIDHKLYLFDKHKECFYSVFNELRKKYSVNSQIIKIQKTEDGELLLLTKNKDLLKASSDRNGKINIILLHDSKNKAGNTKLKNNLLCESKDYISWIGMDYKILSCPKGRSLKSQSSDFILRKIGLAYEKELSCAYQNKGVLWLGDKQGKIYLITLYNGRIIPIKILQGKGVIENIQVENRTQIYISVANKGVYLYDLKKKTFKLLFSSQIKEPVVKSFSDSFGKIWFVMGNKGVVYYNPSNNENRQFVFPNGLVNEDIQELDGKEHGMFFITSSGDLARIDHNKLTLDYLNHSEEFLKFEKGNRLCNILLDREGVLWVTSMDNGIYKISFPKKQFSLYSPCSFENKSLDAEICKVGVKALFEAKNGDIWVGTRNSEVYRLGRNGALKQKFSEANYNIGNVYHIMEDNRGNLWFSTKGKGMVKAEPDNSSSLGFRFTRFVNDENNPNSISSNEVYCSFLDSKGRIWAGLFGGGLNLLQEEHGKVIFKHKYNSFKYYPSNGMYMEIRNMIEDSEGRIWVGTSDGLMSFNGNFKRPDQIKFEVYQDGSDIADNDIYALYKDKKSQIWVSVFGGGLNKLIRYDYENRKPVFQSYGLKEGLKSDVILSIVEDGKSNLWLATEMGISRFDSRTQSFRNFDRYDGFIPVKMEEESALRCASGQLWFGCKDGILKFNPFRLQTYNFAYKTFIVDFKISNQDINSLNEGEHRQSVKELKTISLKHNQSMFTIEFAALNYYNQNRISYKYILQGYEEEWHFSGKNRIASYTNVPPGKYLFRVKTIDEANPSFVSERTMEIIILPPWWRTNIAYAIYAILFLALLYGVVKFVFFMIKIKNDIYIEQKLSELKIKFFTNISHELRTPLTLIKGPIQELREKEKLSDKGVQYIDLMEKSTDQMLNLVNQILDFRKIQNGKMRLHVSLINLNSVIENLSKEFVILSEENEISYTCHFDDDDIFVWADKEKLEIVIRNLLSNAFKFTSSGGSILLTAGLLADGKGCIVKVEDTGTGIPQNKLTEIFERFSQGDNAKDSTYKGTGIGLALSKELINLHHGRITVESEQSKGSVFTVELLLGKDHFKPSEVDFYFSDQVDELPHESSILDKDRNEEDDEQDENLKKENSALPSLLLVEDNKDLCNLIKMQLEDKFRIFIANNGVEGLKKVHLYHPDIVVTDQMMPEMDGTEMLQRIRKDFKISHIPVVILTAKGGDEAKTTAISLGANAYITKPFSKDYLVARIEQLLKERKNFQERLWKKDNDEPSVDYEQFLVQKDVQLLEKIHQVIEENLDNSDFNIDTIAATIGLGRSSFFKKLKSLTGLAPVDLVKEIRLSKSIEMIKNTDLSISEIAFAVGFKDVGYFGKCFRKKYDQSPREYMNTYRKS; this is encoded by the coding sequence ATGAATAAATATTTAGTGCTAATAATTATGTTATTATCCTGTCGTTTTGCGACAGCAAATAATAACATGATTATTGAGCATTATTCAGTAGAGAATGGCGTTCCTCATGAAATAGTTAATTGTGCAATAAAAGATTCAGATGGTTTTGTCTGGTTTGGCACATGGTACGGGTTATGCAGCTTTGACGGACAAAAGTTTAAGACTTACAATAGTCGGAACTTATACTACACGGATATTCCCCCCCGAAAAATTCAAAAGATAATAGAAGATAGAAGTGGCAACTTGTGGGTTAAAACCATTGACCATAAACTCTATCTTTTCGATAAGCACAAAGAATGTTTCTATTCCGTATTTAATGAACTGAGAAAAAAATACTCCGTAAATTCCCAGATTATTAAAATTCAGAAAACAGAAGATGGAGAACTTCTATTGTTAACCAAGAATAAAGACTTATTAAAGGCATCCTCTGACCGGAATGGCAAGATAAACATAATCCTTCTTCACGATTCAAAAAACAAAGCTGGTAATACAAAACTAAAAAATAATCTATTATGCGAAAGCAAGGATTATATTAGTTGGATTGGCATGGATTATAAAATCCTGTCCTGTCCTAAAGGAAGGTCATTAAAATCGCAGTCTTCCGACTTTATTCTCCGAAAGATTGGACTGGCATACGAAAAAGAGTTGTCATGTGCATACCAGAATAAAGGAGTTTTATGGCTAGGTGATAAACAAGGAAAGATATATCTGATAACTCTTTATAATGGACGGATAATTCCAATAAAGATATTGCAGGGTAAAGGTGTCATAGAGAATATTCAGGTGGAAAACAGAACACAGATCTATATATCTGTTGCCAACAAGGGTGTTTACCTGTACGACCTGAAAAAAAAGACATTTAAATTATTGTTCTCTTCTCAGATTAAAGAACCTGTAGTTAAATCTTTTAGTGACAGCTTCGGTAAAATCTGGTTTGTAATGGGGAATAAAGGTGTGGTTTATTATAACCCTTCAAATAACGAAAATAGACAGTTCGTTTTTCCTAATGGTCTTGTGAATGAAGATATTCAGGAACTGGATGGAAAGGAACATGGCATGTTTTTTATCACTTCATCAGGTGATTTGGCCCGAATTGACCATAATAAACTCACACTTGACTATTTAAATCATTCTGAAGAGTTCCTTAAATTTGAGAAAGGTAACAGACTTTGTAATATCTTACTTGACCGTGAAGGTGTTTTATGGGTTACCTCTATGGATAATGGTATCTATAAAATCAGCTTCCCCAAAAAACAATTTTCTCTTTATTCTCCATGTTCCTTTGAAAATAAGAGCCTGGATGCTGAAATTTGTAAGGTAGGAGTCAAAGCTTTGTTTGAAGCCAAAAATGGTGATATATGGGTAGGAACCCGGAATTCAGAGGTTTATCGGTTGGGAAGAAATGGTGCATTAAAACAAAAGTTCTCAGAAGCTAATTACAATATTGGAAATGTTTATCATATAATGGAAGACAACCGGGGAAATCTCTGGTTCTCAACTAAAGGGAAAGGGATGGTAAAAGCAGAACCGGATAACTCTTCCAGTTTGGGATTCCGTTTTACTCGTTTTGTGAACGATGAAAATAATCCGAACTCAATTAGCAGCAATGAAGTATACTGCTCTTTTTTAGATAGTAAAGGACGCATTTGGGCTGGCCTTTTCGGAGGAGGATTAAATTTACTGCAGGAAGAGCATGGCAAGGTTATTTTTAAACATAAATATAATAGCTTTAAATATTACCCTTCCAATGGTATGTATATGGAGATTCGAAATATGATTGAAGACTCCGAAGGACGTATTTGGGTAGGTACAAGTGATGGATTGATGTCATTTAACGGTAACTTCAAGAGACCGGATCAAATTAAATTTGAAGTTTATCAGGATGGATCGGATATTGCGGACAATGATATTTACGCATTATATAAAGATAAAAAATCCCAAATATGGGTTAGCGTTTTTGGTGGTGGATTAAACAAGCTTATTCGCTATGATTATGAGAACAGAAAGCCTGTATTCCAATCATACGGATTAAAGGAAGGACTGAAAAGTGATGTAATATTGTCTATCGTAGAAGATGGGAAAAGTAATCTTTGGCTGGCTACAGAAATGGGAATTTCCCGTTTTGATTCCAGAACGCAGTCTTTTCGTAATTTTGATAGATATGATGGCTTTATTCCTGTAAAGATGGAGGAAGAGAGCGCTTTACGCTGTGCTTCCGGTCAGCTTTGGTTTGGATGTAAAGACGGAATTCTGAAATTTAATCCTTTCAGATTGCAGACTTATAATTTTGCATATAAAACTTTCATTGTAGATTTTAAAATATCCAATCAAGATATTAATTCTTTGAATGAAGGTGAGCACCGACAATCGGTCAAGGAGCTGAAAACAATAAGCCTAAAGCATAACCAGTCAATGTTTACGATTGAGTTTGCTGCATTGAACTATTACAATCAGAACCGCATCAGCTATAAATATATACTTCAGGGTTATGAAGAGGAATGGCACTTTAGTGGAAAGAACCGTATTGCTTCATATACGAATGTACCTCCCGGAAAGTATTTGTTCCGGGTTAAAACAATAGATGAAGCAAATCCTTCCTTTGTTTCTGAAAGAACAATGGAAATCATCATTCTTCCTCCTTGGTGGAGAACCAACATTGCTTATGCAATTTATGCAATTTTGTTCCTGGCTTTGTTATATGGAGTTGTAAAATTTGTCTTTTTCATGATAAAGATAAAGAATGATATTTATATTGAGCAGAAATTATCAGAGTTAAAGATTAAGTTCTTTACCAATATATCTCATGAGCTACGTACACCTCTGACTTTGATCAAAGGACCTATTCAGGAACTACGTGAAAAAGAAAAACTATCAGACAAGGGAGTTCAGTATATTGACTTGATGGAAAAAAGTACCGATCAGATGCTTAATCTGGTTAATCAGATTCTCGACTTCAGAAAGATACAGAATGGAAAAATGCGTTTGCATGTTTCTCTTATTAACCTGAACAGCGTTATTGAAAATCTGAGTAAGGAATTCGTTATTTTATCTGAAGAGAATGAAATTAGCTATACCTGTCATTTTGATGACGATGATATATTTGTCTGGGCCGATAAAGAGAAACTGGAGATTGTGATTCGTAATCTTCTTTCTAATGCATTCAAATTTACCTCTTCGGGCGGAAGTATTCTATTGACAGCCGGACTTCTTGCTGATGGAAAAGGATGTATTGTTAAGGTGGAGGATACCGGAACTGGTATTCCTCAGAATAAACTTACCGAAATTTTTGAACGCTTCTCACAGGGTGATAACGCCAAAGATTCTACTTATAAAGGAACAGGAATCGGTTTGGCCCTTTCTAAAGAACTTATAAATCTTCACCATGGACGTATTACCGTGGAGAGTGAGCAGTCTAAGGGATCTGTCTTTACCGTTGAGTTATTACTAGGCAAAGACCATTTCAAACCTTCCGAAGTTGATTTTTATTTTAGCGATCAGGTTGATGAGCTTCCACATGAGTCTTCTATTTTAGATAAAGATAGAAATGAAGAGGATGATGAACAGGATGAGAATCTGAAGAAAGAGAATTCTGCATTACCTAGCTTATTATTGGTAGAAGATAATAAAGATCTATGTAATCTGATAAAGATGCAGCTGGAAGATAAATTCCGTATTTTTATAGCAAATAATGGAGTTGAAGGTTTAAAGAAGGTTCACCTTTATCATCCGGATATTGTTGTGACCGATCAGATGATGCCGGAAATGGATGGAACCGAAATGCTTCAACGTATCCGGAAAGACTTTAAGATCAGTCATATCCCGGTTGTTATACTGACAGCCAAGGGTGGTGATGAAGCAAAAACAACGGCTATAAGCCTTGGCGCTAATGCATATATTACCAAACCTTTCAGCAAGGATTATTTAGTAGCCCGCATAGAACAATTACTGAAAGAAAGGAAAAATTTCCAGGAAAGATTATGGAAAAAGGATAATGATGAACCATCTGTTGATTATGAACAGTTCCTTGTTCAGAAAGACGTGCAGTTGCTGGAGAAAATACATCAGGTAATTGAGGAAAATCTTGATAATAGTGATTTTAATATAGATACTATTGCTGCTACAATAGGTTTAGGCCGTTCTTCGTTCTTTAAGAAATTAAAGAGTCTTACAGGTCTAGCTCCGGTAGATTTGGTGAAAGAAATCCGTCTTAGCAAATCAATTGAAATGATTAAGAATACCGATTTAAGTATTTCGGAGATCGCTTTTGCAGTAGGATTTAAAGATGTGGGATATTTTGGTAAATGTTTCAGAAAGAAATATGACCAATCTCCACGTGAATACATGAATACATATAGAAAGTCGTAA
- a CDS encoding DUF6298 domain-containing protein, translated as MRIIRITTLRNIFIVVFCAIAAQSLLAQKYSLELKNGKVKYNLDQQNNRVLDFSYCGYRGSDKDIPAVPNKIFVSHQEGDCSAIIQRAINYVSSLTPDKNGFRGAVLLDKGVFNLDKSLFISKSGIVLRGADKNQTVLVKRGYDRGSLIYVEGKNDMTVTDTISIASSYVPVNSRSLTIISGHKIKKGDRVMVYRPSTTEWIASLGCDHFGGGITALGWKAGDIDLYWDRTVVNADKDNVELDVPLTMALDAQSAKSKLLVYNWNSRISDSGVENLSMESTYDQKYPKDEDHCWGGVSIENAENCWVRKVSFKYFAGSAVFVQRTASKVTVEDCISTDPISEIGGMRRNTFLTMGQQTLFQRCYSEYGMHDFGAGFCAPGPNAFVQCEAKESFGFSGALESWACGLLFDVVNIDGNNLTFKNLGQDYCGAGWGTGNSLFWQCSAAEIECYTPAKDAVNRAYGCWAQFSGNGEWNESNNHIQPRSIFYLQLGERLGQDCSARGRILPMNTDASSSPTLEVAAQMATQSLTTPRLTLRHWIEQDSMPANIVAHAKLKLASSLKVNEEKESAQKQMAVVDGKIEINNHLLTGNKFEVPWWNGKLKTSFLPQAKPHITRFVPGREGTGLTDRIDSVVSYMKNQNIVVLDHNYGLWYDLRRDDHERTRRRTGDVWGPFYEQPFARCGVGTAWDGLSKYDLTRPNAWYWTRLKEFADESEKAGLVLFHENYFQHNIIEAGAHWVDCPWRSANNINDTDFPEPVPFTGDKRIFMADRFYDISHPVRRELHKKYIRQCLDNFADNKNVIQLISAEFTGPLHFVEFWLDEIGAWEKETGKHATVALSTTKDVQDAILKDKKRADLVDIIDIRYWHYKSDGTTYAPEGGKNLAPRQHARLMKVGKVTFKEAYKAVSEYREKYPEKAVTFYAQNYPDMAWAVFMAGGSLPVLPEVNDPSFLKDALKMHVEKTGTDNYYKLEKSGLGTIVFCQSKDKLTLPLAPGNYSLKKVDMKSGKVTTLVSKLKGGDSYQFNGASDAPAVYWFKAL; from the coding sequence ATGAGGATAATTCGGATTACTACTTTAAGAAATATTTTTATAGTAGTCTTTTGTGCCATTGCTGCGCAAAGTCTTTTAGCTCAAAAGTATTCTTTGGAACTAAAAAACGGTAAGGTTAAATATAACCTTGATCAGCAGAATAATAGGGTACTAGATTTTTCATATTGCGGATATAGGGGTTCTGATAAAGATATTCCTGCAGTTCCCAATAAAATATTTGTTTCTCATCAGGAAGGTGATTGCTCAGCAATAATTCAGCGAGCAATAAATTACGTTTCTTCATTAACTCCGGATAAAAATGGATTCAGAGGAGCTGTATTGTTAGACAAAGGTGTTTTTAACTTAGATAAGTCACTCTTTATATCTAAATCAGGTATTGTATTGCGCGGTGCCGATAAGAATCAAACTGTTTTAGTAAAAAGAGGATATGACAGAGGTTCATTGATCTATGTTGAAGGTAAGAATGATATGACAGTTACTGATACAATATCAATTGCCTCTTCCTATGTGCCAGTCAATTCCCGCTCATTAACAATAATCTCTGGTCACAAGATTAAGAAAGGAGATAGAGTAATGGTTTATCGTCCTTCAACAACAGAGTGGATTGCAAGCTTGGGCTGTGATCATTTTGGTGGTGGAATTACTGCTTTAGGATGGAAAGCGGGAGATATTGATTTGTATTGGGATAGAACTGTTGTCAATGCAGATAAAGACAATGTGGAATTAGATGTTCCTCTTACAATGGCTCTTGATGCTCAGTCGGCTAAATCAAAATTATTGGTATACAATTGGAATAGTAGAATTTCAGATAGTGGCGTTGAAAACCTTTCTATGGAATCAACTTATGATCAAAAATATCCAAAAGATGAAGATCATTGTTGGGGAGGTGTATCTATTGAAAATGCAGAAAACTGCTGGGTACGCAAAGTTTCTTTCAAATATTTTGCAGGAAGTGCAGTCTTTGTTCAGCGAACAGCTTCAAAGGTAACTGTAGAAGATTGTATATCTACTGATCCTATTTCTGAAATTGGAGGTATGCGTAGAAATACATTCTTAACAATGGGACAGCAAACTCTTTTCCAACGTTGTTATTCAGAATATGGAATGCACGATTTTGGTGCAGGATTTTGTGCTCCCGGACCAAATGCTTTCGTACAGTGTGAAGCCAAAGAATCTTTTGGATTTAGCGGTGCTTTGGAAAGTTGGGCTTGTGGTTTATTGTTTGATGTAGTAAATATTGATGGCAATAATCTTACTTTTAAAAATTTAGGTCAGGATTATTGCGGTGCAGGTTGGGGAACAGGTAACAGTCTTTTCTGGCAATGTTCTGCAGCTGAAATTGAATGTTACACACCTGCAAAAGACGCTGTAAACAGAGCTTATGGATGTTGGGCACAGTTCTCAGGAAACGGTGAATGGAATGAATCAAATAACCATATTCAACCAAGAAGTATTTTCTATTTACAATTAGGAGAACGGTTAGGACAGGATTGCTCTGCAAGAGGCCGTATTCTGCCAATGAATACAGATGCTTCCAGTAGTCCGACTCTTGAAGTTGCTGCTCAGATGGCTACACAATCTTTAACTACTCCCAGATTAACATTGCGTCATTGGATAGAACAAGATTCTATGCCTGCTAATATCGTAGCTCATGCAAAACTGAAACTGGCTTCTTCTTTGAAGGTTAATGAAGAAAAAGAATCAGCACAAAAGCAAATGGCCGTTGTTGATGGTAAGATTGAGATCAATAATCATCTTTTAACGGGTAACAAGTTTGAAGTTCCATGGTGGAACGGTAAACTAAAAACTAGCTTTTTACCTCAGGCAAAGCCACATATAACAAGATTTGTTCCAGGTAGAGAAGGAACAGGACTTACCGATCGTATTGATTCTGTTGTTTCATACATGAAGAATCAGAATATCGTGGTATTAGATCATAACTACGGTTTATGGTATGACTTAAGGAGAGACGATCATGAACGTACTCGTCGTAGAACAGGAGATGTATGGGGACCTTTCTATGAACAACCTTTTGCAAGATGCGGAGTAGGTACTGCATGGGACGGATTGTCTAAGTATGATTTGACAAGACCAAATGCATGGTACTGGACACGTTTGAAAGAATTTGCTGACGAATCAGAAAAAGCAGGATTAGTTCTTTTTCATGAAAATTACTTCCAGCATAATATTATTGAAGCTGGTGCACACTGGGTAGACTGTCCATGGCGTTCTGCGAACAATATTAATGACACTGATTTTCCGGAACCGGTTCCGTTTACAGGTGATAAGAGAATATTTATGGCTGACCGTTTTTATGACATTTCTCATCCTGTAAGACGTGAACTTCATAAAAAATATATTCGTCAATGTTTAGATAATTTTGCAGATAATAAGAATGTAATTCAGCTTATCAGTGCAGAATTTACTGGACCTCTTCATTTTGTTGAGTTCTGGTTGGACGAGATTGGTGCATGGGAAAAGGAAACAGGCAAGCATGCAACTGTTGCACTTAGTACAACGAAGGATGTTCAGGATGCAATTCTGAAAGATAAAAAGCGTGCCGACTTAGTTGATATTATAGATATAAGGTATTGGCATTATAAAAGTGATGGAACTACATATGCTCCCGAAGGTGGAAAGAATTTAGCTCCAAGACAACATGCCCGTCTGATGAAAGTTGGCAAAGTAACTTTCAAGGAAGCTTATAAAGCAGTGAGTGAATACAGAGAAAAGTATCCGGAAAAAGCAGTTACTTTTTATGCACAGAATTATCCCGATATGGCTTGGGCGGTATTCATGGCCGGAGGATCTTTACCAGTACTTCCGGAAGTAAATGATCCCTCATTCTTAAAGGATGCTTTAAAAATGCATGTAGAAAAAACTGGTACCGATAATTACTATAAACTGGAAAAATCTGGTTTGGGAACGATTGTTTTTTGCCAGTCAAAGGATAAATTAACTCTTCCACTAGCTCCGGGAAACTATTCATTGAAGAAGGTTGATATGAAAAGCGGAAAGGTTACTACTCTTGTAAGCAAACTAAAAGGTGGTGATTCATACCAGTTTAATGGGGCTTCAGATGCTCCGGCTGTTTATTGGTTTAAGGCTCTGTAA
- a CDS encoding RNA polymerase sigma factor: MTADTEVSQLLSLLQSGDVNAFSRLYDLHVNMLFNYGCRLTTDKELLKDCIHDVFIKIYNKREDLGEIANFKSYLFISLKNKLCDESRKRINYTDLPVEELNPIASENVENDYISFEMESVSNEKVKHLLSQLPPRQKEALTLYYIEEKKYEDICVIMDMNYQSVRNLIHRGILKLRSIAV, translated from the coding sequence ATGACTGCCGATACAGAAGTGTCGCAGCTACTATCTCTTTTACAATCAGGGGATGTAAACGCTTTCTCCAGGTTATATGATTTACACGTGAATATGCTCTTCAATTATGGTTGCAGATTAACAACCGATAAAGAACTACTGAAGGATTGCATTCACGATGTTTTTATTAAGATCTATAATAAACGTGAAGATCTTGGTGAAATAGCCAATTTTAAATCATATCTTTTCATTTCTTTAAAAAATAAATTATGCGATGAAAGTCGTAAAAGAATCAATTACACAGATCTTCCAGTAGAGGAGCTTAATCCTATAGCTTCAGAGAACGTAGAAAACGATTATATTAGTTTTGAGATGGAATCTGTTTCTAACGAAAAGGTAAAGCATCTTTTAAGCCAACTTCCACCCCGTCAGAAAGAAGCTTTGACTCTATATTATATAGAAGAAAAGAAATACGAAGATATCTGCGTAATAATGGATATGAACTATCAATCGGTACGCAACCTGATTCACCGCGGGATACTAAAATTACGTAGTATAGCTGTTTAA
- the mazG gene encoding nucleoside triphosphate pyrophosphohydrolase, with translation MHTRKEQIEAFGNFLDILDELREKCPWDRKQTNESLRANTIEEVYELSDALMKGDKKETCKELGDVLLHVAFYSKIASETDDFDIKDVCDHLCEKLIFRHPHVFGDAVAETAGQVSQNWEQLKLKEKGGNKSVLSGVPSSLPSLIKAYRIQDKARNVGFDWKEKEQVWDKVKEEFGELQTEIASMDKDKAEAEFGDLFFSIINAARLYGINPDNALERTNHKFIRRFNYLEENTIKQGINLKEMSLEEMDKYWNEAKKKGL, from the coding sequence ATGCATACAAGAAAAGAACAAATAGAAGCCTTCGGCAATTTTCTGGATATTCTCGATGAGCTACGTGAGAAATGCCCGTGGGACAGGAAACAAACAAACGAGAGTTTGAGAGCCAACACCATTGAAGAGGTATACGAATTAAGCGATGCCCTGATGAAGGGGGACAAAAAAGAAACCTGCAAAGAGCTGGGAGATGTATTGCTCCATGTTGCATTTTATTCAAAAATTGCTTCCGAAACGGATGATTTCGACATCAAGGACGTTTGCGATCATTTGTGTGAAAAACTTATTTTTCGTCATCCACATGTATTTGGAGATGCTGTTGCAGAAACAGCCGGACAAGTTTCTCAAAACTGGGAGCAGCTTAAACTAAAAGAAAAAGGTGGCAATAAATCTGTACTAAGCGGAGTTCCTTCTTCCCTCCCCTCTTTAATAAAAGCTTACCGCATACAAGATAAAGCACGAAATGTGGGTTTCGATTGGAAGGAAAAAGAGCAGGTTTGGGATAAAGTAAAAGAAGAATTTGGTGAACTTCAGACTGAAATTGCCTCAATGGATAAAGATAAAGCGGAAGCTGAGTTCGGAGATTTATTCTTTAGTATAATCAATGCAGCCCGTCTTTACGGCATAAACCCGGATAATGCGCTGGAACGTACAAATCATAAATTCATCCGCCGCTTTAACTATCTGGAAGAGAACACAATAAAACAAGGAATAAATCTGAAGGAAATGTCGCTTGAAGAAATGGACAAATATTGGAATGAAGCAAAGAAAAAAGGGCTATAA